The following proteins come from a genomic window of Nocardioides albertanoniae:
- a CDS encoding ArsR/SmtB family transcription factor → MHASTQPPIWGDDVVTLAVEVLRMLADPTRLQLAGLLLDEERSVSELAGMLEKPVPGVSQHLAKMRMARLVTTRKEGTSVLYRVENGHVRQLVLDTIGHVEHLLDQVPAHHRSGEEPA, encoded by the coding sequence ATGCATGCAAGTACGCAACCTCCGATCTGGGGCGACGACGTGGTCACGCTGGCCGTCGAGGTGCTGCGGATGCTGGCCGACCCCACGCGCCTGCAGCTGGCGGGGCTGCTGCTCGACGAGGAGCGCTCGGTCTCGGAGCTGGCCGGGATGCTGGAGAAGCCGGTTCCGGGGGTCTCCCAGCATCTGGCGAAGATGCGGATGGCCCGGCTGGTGACCACGCGGAAGGAGGGCACCTCGGTGCTCTATCGGGTCGAGAACGGGCACGTGCGCCAGCTCGTGCTCGACACGATCGGCCACGTGGAGCATCTCCTGGACCAGGTGCCCGCACATCACCGGTCCGGCGAGGAGCCGGCATGA
- a CDS encoding cation diffusion facilitator family transporter, with product MTHTLHAHKHEHEHDHSHRHGHRHSHREGRWARVGHMVSELLGTHSHDAADQVDEALEADVRGRRALWISLGVLALTAVLQAGVVALTGSVALLGDTLHNVADAVTAVPLLLAFWLARRPANDRFTYGYGRAEDLAGLFVVAMIALSSVLAGWQAIDRLFHPRDIEHVWAVAAAGVVGFAGNEVVARYRIRVGRQIGSAALVADGLHARTDGFTSLAVVLGAAGVAFGVPWADPVIGLLIAVAILGVLRSALKQVGARLMDAVTPEDVRRAREAVCTVEGVLEIRSLRLRWIGHTLHADGDITVAADQPVSAGHDIAHHAEEHLLEVLPRLTSVVLHVSPDGSH from the coding sequence ATGACCCATACGCTGCATGCCCACAAGCACGAGCACGAGCACGACCACAGTCACCGGCACGGTCATCGGCACAGTCATCGTGAAGGCCGATGGGCCAGGGTCGGGCACATGGTCTCCGAGCTGCTCGGCACGCACTCCCACGATGCCGCCGACCAGGTCGACGAGGCGCTCGAAGCCGACGTCCGTGGCCGCCGGGCGCTCTGGATCAGCCTTGGAGTGCTCGCGCTGACGGCCGTCCTGCAGGCAGGCGTGGTCGCGCTGACCGGGTCGGTGGCCCTGTTGGGCGACACGCTCCACAACGTCGCTGACGCGGTGACGGCGGTGCCGCTGCTTCTCGCTTTCTGGCTGGCTCGGCGTCCGGCCAACGACCGCTTCACCTACGGCTACGGCCGGGCGGAGGATCTCGCCGGGCTCTTCGTCGTGGCGATGATCGCCCTCTCCAGCGTCCTGGCCGGCTGGCAGGCCATCGACCGGCTCTTCCATCCTCGCGACATCGAGCACGTCTGGGCCGTGGCGGCGGCGGGCGTGGTCGGGTTCGCGGGCAACGAGGTCGTCGCACGCTACCGGATCCGGGTGGGCCGCCAGATCGGCTCGGCGGCGCTGGTCGCAGACGGGCTCCACGCGCGTACGGACGGGTTCACCTCGTTGGCCGTGGTGCTGGGCGCCGCCGGTGTCGCCTTCGGGGTGCCTTGGGCCGATCCGGTCATCGGGCTGCTGATCGCGGTCGCGATCCTCGGTGTGCTGCGCTCGGCGCTCAAGCAGGTCGGTGCCCGGCTGATGGACGCGGTCACGCCCGAGGACGTAAGGCGTGCGCGGGAAGCGGTCTGCACCGTCGAGGGTGTCCTCGAGATCCGCAGCCTGAGGCTGCGCTGGATCGGCCACACCCTCCACGCCGACGGCGACATCACGGTCGCCGCCGACCAGCCGGTCTCCGCCGGTCACGACATCGCTCACCATGCCGAGGAGCACCTCCTCGAGGTCCTGCCGCGGCTGACCAGCGTGGTCCTCCATGTCAGCCCCGACGGGTCACACTGA